One region of Danio rerio strain Tuebingen ecotype United States chromosome 5, GRCz12tu, whole genome shotgun sequence genomic DNA includes:
- the tbcelb gene encoding tubulin-specific chaperone cofactor E-like protein: MESEETEGRTLVQVISEKYSPDNFPYCRGPGVGVVIRSSPQGSPVKDRLNLPSILVLDGCGITEAGDEEEVATFCAHVVELDLSHNQLKDWGEISKILSNIPNLDFLNLSMNPLHGSSLEPCLAEAFSGLRRLVLNNTHVTWDMVHTLTREIPDLEELFLCLNEYESVNASSMPCPSLRLLHITDNQLQDWVEVRKLGLMYPGLVSLILSNNSLSSIHEPEDSLHRLFPNLRSINLHNSGLSRWEDVEKLNFFPKLQEVRVMGIPLLQPYTDQERRCLMVAQLPHVTVLNGSVVTDGEREDAERFFIRYHLDCPEDELPQRYHTLVARYGRLAPLAEVDLRPLSHVQVQVRFGDQAKSLELRLDQTVADLKKQLKTVVQLPPNKIRVYYIDRQLGYALEPQEMKYGARALHSYSIRDGDEIMVVPKTQ; this comes from the exons ATGGAGTCAGAGGAGACAGAAGGACGCACTTTAGTGCAGGTGATCAGTGAGAAGTACAGCCCAGACAACTTCCCATACTGTCGTGGGCCAGGAGTTGGAGTGGTGATTCGGTCGAGTCCCCAGGGTTCGCCTGTCAAAG ATCGTCTGAATCTGCCGAGCATCTTGGTTCTGGATGGTTGTGGAATCACAGAGGCTGGAGATGAGGAAGAAGTGGCCACTTTCTGTGCTCATGTGGTTGAGCTAGACCTCTCTCACAATCAGCTAAAAGACTGGGGAGAG ATAAGCAAGATCCTATCTAACATCCCTAACCTTGACTTTCTCAATCTGAGTATGAATCCTCTGCATGGGTCGAGTCTGGAGCCTTGTCTTGCGGAAGCGTTTTCAGGCCTGCGGCGTCTCGTCCTCAACAACACACATGTCACCTGGGACATGGTGCACACACTTACACGAGAGATACCAGA TCTGGAGGAGTTGTTTCTGTGTCTGAACGAGTATGAGAGCGTGAACGCCTCTTCTATGCCCTGCCCGTCGCTGCGTCTGCTGCATATCACAGATAACCAGCTGCAGGATTGGGTGGAGGTGCGCAAGCTGGGCCTCATGTATCCAGGTCTGGTGTCTCTTATCCTCTCAAACAACTCGCTCTCGTCCATCCACGAGCCTGAAGACTCACTGCATAGACTCTTCCCCAACCTTCGCAGCATCAACCTACACAACTCAG GTCTTAGTCGCTGGGAGGATGTAGAGAAACTGAATTTCTTTCCAAAGCTTCAAGAGGTCAGAGTGATGGGTATTCCTTTACTGCAGCCCTACACTGATCAGGAGAGACGCTGTCTTATGGTAGCACA GTTGCCTCATGTGACTGTATTAAATGGCAGTGTTGTTACTGATGGAGAACGAGAGGATGCAGAACGTTTTTTCATCCGCTACCATCTGGACTGCCCTGAAGATGAGCTACCACAGAG GTACCACACTTTGGTAGCACGCTATGGCCGCCTAGCCCCACTCGCGGAGGTGGATTTGCGCCCTCTCAGCCATGTCCAGGTACAGGTACGCTTTGGGGACCAGGCAAAGTCTCTAGAGCTCAGATTGGATCAAACAGTGGCAGACCTAAAGAAGCAGTTGAAAACCGTGGTCCAGCTACCTCCAAACAAGATACGCGTATACTATATCGACCGGCAGCTGGGATACGCACTAGAGCCTCAAGAGATGAAATATGGAGCTCGAGCACTTCATTCCTACAGTATACGAGACGGGGATGAGATCATGGTGGTGCCCAAGACACAATGA